From Podospora bellae-mahoneyi strain CBS 112042 chromosome 3, whole genome shotgun sequence, the proteins below share one genomic window:
- a CDS encoding hypothetical protein (EggNog:ENOG503P8DB; COG:S), which translates to MSNPAAITATYTSETNAPFTLSLPQTTPTSTGAVKAKQQSLSQLRDSVHSLQATINKELTQRMEEDNARAGTAAVDKKEEENYGEEVVEED; encoded by the coding sequence ATGTCAAACCCAGCCGCCATCACAGCCACCTACACCTCCGAAACCAAcgcccccttcaccctctccctcccccaaacaacccccacctcGACCGGTGCGGTAAAAGCCAAGCAGCAATCCCTCTCCCAGCTCCGGGACTCGGTCCACTCCCTCcaagccaccatcaacaaggagCTCACCCAAAGAATGGAAGAAGACAACGCCCGCGCTGGAACAGCTGCGGTGGacaagaaagaggaggagaactacggagaggaggtcgtcgaggaggATTGA
- the VAM6 gene encoding Vacuolar morphogenesis protein 6 (COG:U; EggNog:ENOG503NY6X; BUSCO:EOG09260OCI) produces MLSAFTARPIIELKQRDKSKIESILAYGDRVLVGLNTGSLRIYRVNDIPPPSDPPNPPSQTSTSQPSHDEPPPPPPPPPPPQKPTDLLREVEKFSPRAIEQLAIIKGANTLVSLSNYTVSLHDLQTFSPIEAPLSKTKNASTFAVTSNVVQDPSTGVPEIISRLAVAVKRRLLLWSWQESELSPDVTEILLSESIRSLTWANATKIVCGMNGGFVIVDVETGSIEDIVGPGAIGTTGGGGGMGRFGSVSATGMSYMGLGSYIPKPLSTKLAEGGLLLAKDINTLFIDDSGRALEKHQIPWQSAPESIGYSYPYILALQPPVKGTLEVRNPDTLSLLQTISLPGAAALHFPPPTVSVQHTGKGFHVLSDRAVWKMEATDYDSQIDELVKNGRLDEAISVLGMLEDALLKNKTETMREVKMLKAEVLFKQKKYRESMDLFSEDEVDAPPERVLKLFPRIIAGDLSGVEEQEEQEEQEQEEEEEEEEEKKKKKKDDSDHEGSTVGKHSEPQVVASPPKAGGGGGGGFAKYLMGHRKQQLNPETASVASSRRTTQDDDAASVRGRSSEDHHSQEEKEKDLKNAVLELNSYLAGARARLQRVIDPATGKLKPRRARSETLSASQTAAQEDLTLSSRQVDESELQLAAELQHTFKIVDTTLFRAFMYSRPQLASSLFRIPNFCDPDVVNERLVEHNRFNELVDFFYGKKLHREALNLLRKFGSCPEPDEAAPGLHGPQRTVGYLQGLPPEMIDVILEFSEWTLRKDPGLGMEVFLADTENAETLPRERVVEFLRGVDVALETRYLEHVVGELGDGTPEFHNRLVELFVVQLKEGKKKDGEWEGLMGRLVRFLRESRQYSLGRALSWIPKEDPSFYEAHAVVLSNMGQHRQALVIYVFKMKDYAKAEEYCNHIHKTQDLPPSSSPDQNDTDNADQPSIYHTLLSLYLRPPRPHEPNLGPALDLLSKHGSRLPATSTLSLVPDDLPVAQLESYFRGRMRSANSMVNETRVVAGLRRTSHLAAQALLYLGDGIPGGQAGRNRRVVVGEERMCGGCHKRLGRSVVAVLPDNRVADESGECQVGGGGGVEELGEGLNCSFIREGSCRKLSGEGRGGTPLFTPLFV; encoded by the exons ATGCTGTCCGCATTCACGGCTCGGCCCATCATCGAACTCAAGCAGCGGGACAAGTCCAAGATTGAGTCCATCTTGGCTTATG GCGACCGCGTGCTCGTCGGCCTCAACACCGGCTCCCTTCGAATCTACCGAGTAAACgacatcccaccaccatccgatcccccaaaccccccctcccaaacctccaccagccaaccctcccacgatgaaccaccaccaccaccaccaccaccaccaccaccccaaaaaccaaccgacctcctccgcgagGTAGAAAAGTTCTCCCCCCGCGCCATCGAGCAGctggccatcatcaaaggAGCCAACACGCTAGTCTCCCTCTCAAACTACACCGTCTCCCTCCATGACCTCCaaaccttctcccccatcgaagctcccctctccaaaacaaaaaacgcCTCCACCTTCGCCGTAACAAGCAACGTAGTCCAGGACCCGTCAACAGGCGTCCCAGAGATCATCTCCAGGCTCGCCGTGGCTGTAAAACGCCGGTTGTTGCTCTGGTCATGGCAGGAGAGCGAGCTATCCCCCGATGTGACCGAGATACTACTCTCGGAATCAATCCGGTCACTAACCTGGGCAAACGCCACCAAGATCGTCTGCGGCATGAACGGCGGGTTTGTCATTGTAGATGTGGAGACGGGAAGTATAGAGGATATCGTCGGGCCAGGGGCGATCGGGAcgacgggaggggggggtgggatgggacgTTTCGGGTCGGTGAGCGCTACTGGGATGTCGTATATGGGATTGGGGAGTTACATCCCTAAGCCGCTGTCTACCAAGCTCGCGGAGGGcgggttgttgctggcaaAGGATATCAATACTTTATTCATTGACGATTCCGGGAGGGCGCTGGAGAAGCATCAGATCCCGTGGCAGTCTGCGCCCGAGTCGATCGGGTACAGCTATCCATACATTCTGGCTCTGCAGCCGCCGGTGAAGGGGACGCTGGAGGTGCGCAACCCTGACACGCTGAGTCTACTGCAGACGATCAGTCTCCCTGGTGCGGCGGCTCTGCACTTCCCCCCACCGACGGTTAGTGTCCAGCACACAGGCAAGGGATTTCACGTCCTGAGCGATAGGGCAGTGTGGAAAATGGAAGCGACGGATTACGACTCACAGATTGACGAGCTGGTCAAGAACGGGAGGCTGGACGAAGCGATCAGTGTGCTCGGCATGCTAGAGGACGCCTTGTTGAAGAATAAGACTGAGACTATGAGGGAGGTCAAGATGCTAAAGGCGGAGGTGCTGTTTAAGCAAAAGAAATACAGGGAGTCGATGGACCTGTTCAGTGAAGACGAGGTGGATGCCCCGCCGGAAAGAGTCTTGAAGTTGTTTCCCAGGATTATTGCGGGGGATTTGTCGGGtgtggaggagcaggaggagcaggaggagcaggagcaggaggaggaggaggaggaggaggaggagaagaagaagaagaagaaggatgattCTGATCATGAGGGGAGTACAGTTGGGAAGCACTCGGAGCCGCAGGTTGTcgcctctcctcccaaggctggcggggggggaggaggggggtttgcAAAGTATCTGATGGGACATCGGAAGCAACAGCTTAATCCTGAGACTGCTTCTGTCGCCTCTTCGCGGCGGACAACACAGGATGATGACGCGGCTAGTGTTAGGGGGCGATCAAGCGAGGACCATCACTcacaggaggagaaggaaaaggattTGAAGAATGCGGTTCTGGAACTGAATTCTTATCTTGCTGGTGCCAGGGCGAGGTTGCAGAGGGTGATTGATCCTGCTACGGGGAAACTGAAGCCGAGGAGGGCCCGGTCGGAGACGCTCTCTGCCTCCCAGACGGCTGCTCAGGAGGATCTGACGCTTTCTTCGCGGCAGGTGGATGAGTCGGAGTTGCAGCTCGCGGCGGAGCTGCAGCACACGTTCAAGATTGTGGACACGACGCTGTTTAGGGCGTTCATGTACTCGCGTCCGCAGCTGGCGAGCTCGCTGTTTCGGATACCGAATTTTTGCGATCCGGATGTGGTGAATGAGAGGTTGGTGGAGCATAATCGATTCAATGAGCTGGTTGACTTTTTCTATGGCAAGAAACTTCATCGGGAGGCGTTGAATCTCTTGAGGAAGTTTGGGAGCTGTCCGGAGCCGGATGAGGCGGCGCCGGGCTTGCATGGGCCGCAGAGGACAGTGGGGTATCTGCAGGGGTTGCCGCCGGAGATGATTGATGTTATCTTGGAGTTTTCCGAGTGGACGCTGAGGAAGGACccggggttggggatggaggttTTTTTGGCGGATACGGAGAATGCGGAGACGTTGCcgcgggagagggtggtggagtttttgaggggggttgatgtggcGTTGGAGACGAGGTATTTGGAGCATGTCgttggggagctgggggatgGGACGCCCGAGTTTCATAATCGGTTGGTGGAACTGTTTGTGGTGCagctgaaggaggggaagaagaaggatggggagtgggaggggttgatggggaggttggtgaggtttttGAGGGAGAGCAGGCAGTATAGCTTGGGAAGGGCGTTGAGCTGGATTCCGAAGGAGG ATCCCTCCTTTTATGAGGCTCATGCGGTGGTTCTCAGCAACATGGGACAGCACAGGCAGGCGCTGGTGATATATGTCTTCAAGATGAAGGACTATGCCAAGGCAGAGGA ATACTGCAACCACATCCACAAGACACAagacctccccccctcttcgTCTCCTGACCAAAACGACACCGACAACGCCGACCAGCCCTCCATCTACCACACCCTCTTGTCACTCTACCTCCGCCCACCTAGACCTCACGAGCCCAACCTTGGACCTGCGCTGGATCTCCTCTCAAAACATGGCTCCCGTCTGCCAGCTACTTCGACCTTATCGCTTGTGCCAGATGATCTGCCTGTCGCGCAACTGGAATCGTATTTCCGCGGCAGGATGAGGAGCGCGAATTCAATGGTCAACGAgacgagggtggtggctgggctgaggaggacaagCCACTTGGCGGCCCAGGCATTGTTGTACCTGGGAGATGGGATACCGGGGGGTCAGGCGGGGAGGAACaggagggtggttgttggggaggagaggatgtgTGGGGGGTGTCATAaaaggttggggaggagtgTGGTGGCGGTTTTGCCGGACAATAGGGTG gcCGATGAGTCCGGGGAGTGTCaggtcgggggaggggggggggttgaagaattgggggagggtttgaACTGTAGTTTTATTAGAGAAGGTAGTTGTAGAAAGTtgagtggggaggggagggggggcacaCCATTATTCACCCCTCTGTTCGTTTAA
- the PHO91 gene encoding low-affinity phosphate transporter (COG:P; EggNog:ENOG503NVM5) — protein sequence MGLSLRPHAVKATSLKIIPPSAFQEVPSSLYAPQEARRPHKTSDLLVRGGSSSSSTVGEEYELAEYKAGDKQREREREYNEKTRDRQRRYNVRRAEKRRWLEHNDEMKFSHSIQFNAVPDWSNHYIVYSTLKKLIYSLEKSIHLASGGDGESRPLIQHDDPETIFTRALDVELEKITSFYVIKEKELTDEVDALLKEVAAFEEGADEHTRPATRSSERPQLRYRSQSARSRHSTEDDGQEDSDDDDGDGEATGLTKRRRGSFGRRRTIPNAMLASTTDMTASTELTRSLRRLSVTYDDYAEQAALFSNGIMLKKKIIDVYVRLCELKSYSQLNRTGFNKILKKFDKICDRRLRSKYMSSFVDSAYPFKPETTKSLEEHIQRIVQAYAEIVTDGDEAAATKDLRSHLREHVVWERNTVWRELIGLERRAEAASLGHTLLGRDADPQATRLQGDDDLVLPTKAISTPLGRFNLPTWLVSSTMFALVVIFAVFVAMLLVPIMEKPEQQNCLAILVFVSLLWATEAIPLFVTSLTIPFLCVVLQVFLDKDEPHKRLGAKDATAAVFAAMWTPVIMLLLGGFTLAAALSKCYIDKRIATFVLSKAGTKPKTVLIANMAVAAVASMLISNVAAPVLCFGIIEPMLRNLPSGSDMSKAVIIGIALASNIGGMLSPIASPQNVVAIGIMEPAPTWGQWFFIVIPVGIISLVLIWILLLVTFKPGRGTTIVPTRPIKDPFTGIQWFVTIVTVATIGLWCASHTLENVFGDMGVIAIIPIVLFFGVGILTKEDFNNFPWTIIILAAGGLSLGKAVNSSGLLHTVTREITAQVEDFSLYGILVVFSTLILVIATFISHTVAALIILPLVYNVGKGLEEPHPNLLVMTGVLMCSAAMGLPTSGFPNMTAIMKEDPAGQRYLQVKHFISRGVPSSVLTLVVVVTVGYGAMRVSGM from the exons ATGGGTTTATCTCTGCGCCCA CATGCCGTCAAGGCAACATCTTTGAAAATTATACCCCCATCCGCCTTTCAGGAGGTCCCCTCCTCTCTTTACGCACCACAAGAAGCCCGTCGACCACACAAAACCTCGGACCTTCTTGTcagaggagggagcagcagtagcagcacCGTTGGAGAAGAGTACGAGCTAGCCGAGTACAAGGCCGGCGACAAACAACGGGAGCGGGAACGGGAATACAACGAGAAAACACGCGACCGGCAGCGCAGGTACAACGTCAGGCGGGCCGAGAAGCGCCGTTGGCTCGAACACAACGACGAGATGAAGTTCTCCCACAGCATCCAGTTCAATGCTGTGCCGGACTGGAGCAACCACTACATCGTCTACAGCACCCTCAAGAAGCTAATATACTCGCTCGAAAAGTCGATCCACCTCGCGTCCGGGGGCGACGGCGAGTCACGACCCCTGATCCAACATGACGACCCCGAAACCATCTTCACCCGCGCCCTCGATGTCGAGCTGGAAAAGATCACATCTTTCTAcgtcatcaaggagaaggagctgacAGACGAGGTCGACGCCCTCTTGAAAGAGGTGGCCGCATTCGAGGAGGGAGCCGACGAGCACACACGACCCGCCACCCGGTCCAGCGAGCGACCACAGCTGCGCTACCGCAGCCAGAGCGCCAGGAGCCGTCACTCAACCGAAGATGATGGGCAAGAAGATAgcgacgatgacgacgggGATGGCGAGGCGACCGGGCTCACtaagaggagaaggggaagctTTGGGAGACGCAGGACGATCCCCAATGCCATGTtggcctccaccaccgacatgACCGCTTCCACCGAGCTCACCAGGTCGCTCAGAAGGCTGAGCGTCACGTACGATGACTACGCCGAGCAGGCCGCTCTCTTTTCCAACGGCATCATGCTCAAGAAGAAAATCATCGACGTTTACGTCCGCCTCTGCGAGCTCAAATCCTACAGCCAGCTCAACAGGACCGGCTTCAACAAGATTCTCAAAAAGTTTGACAAGATTTGCGACCGCCGGCTCCGGTCAAAGTACATGAGCAGCTTTGTCGACTCTGCCTACCCCTTCAAGCCAGAGACGACCAAGTCTTTGGAGGAGCATATCCAGCGCATTGTCCAGGCCTACGCCGAGATCGTCACGGACGGCGACgaagccgccgccaccaaggaTCTCCGGTCACACCTGCGCGAGCACGTCGTCTGGGAGCGCAACACGGTTTGGAGGGAGCTGATCGGCCTGGAAAGGCGAGCCGAAGCCGCCAGCCTGGGCCACACGCTGCTTGGCCGGGATGCGGACCCCCAGGCTACTCGGCTGCAGGGCGATGACGACTTGGTGTTACCGACCAAGGCGATAAGCACCCCTCTTGGGCGCTTCAACCTGCCGACCTGGCTCGTCAGCTCCACCATGTTTGCGCTTGTCGTCATCTTTGCCGTCTTTGTGGCCATGCTGCTGGTTCCGATCATGGAGAAGCCGGAGCAGCAGAACTGTCTGGCCATTCTGGTGTTTGTCAGCTTGCTCTGGGCGACGGAGGCGATCCCGCTGTTTGTGACGTCGTTGACGATTCCGTTCTTGTGCGTGGTGTTGCAGGTTTTCTTGGACAAGGACGAGCCTCACAAGCGGTTGGGTGCCAAGGACGCCACGGCTGCCGTGTTTGCGGCCATGTGGACGCCGGTCATCATGTTGTTGCTTGGTGGGTTCACGCTGGCGGCTGCGTTGTCGAAGTGTTATATTGATAAGCGGATTGCCACGTTCGTGCTGAGCAAGGCGGGGACCAAACCCAAGACTGTGCTCATTGCCAACATGGCTGTTGCGGCTGTGGCGTCGATGTTGATCAGCAATGTTGCGGCGCCGGTTCTGTGCTTCGGCATCATTGAGCCCATGCTCCGGAACCTGCCCTCGGGATCGGACATGTCCAAGGCTGTTATCATTGGCATCGCGCTGGCGTCGAACATCGGTGGGATGCTCTCGCCCATTGCCTCGCCGCAGAACGTGGTGGCCATCGGTATCATGGAGCCGGCGCCGACGTGGGGTCAGTGGTTTTTTATTGTCATTCCTGTCGGGATCATCTCGCTGGTTCTGATCTGgatcttgctgctggtgacgTTCAAACCCGGGCGTGGCACCACCATTGTGCCCACCCGCCCCATCAAGGACCCTTTCACGGGTATCCAGTGGTTTGTGACAATCGTCACCGTCGCCACGATCGGCCTCTGGTGCGCGTCTCACACTTTGGAGAATGTCTTTGGCGACATGGgcgtcatcgccatcatccccatTGTGCTCTTCTTTGGCGTTGGTATCCTCACGAAAGAAGACTTTAACAACTTTCCCTGGACCATTATCattcttgctgctggggggttgTCATTGGGCAAGGCGGTGAACTCTTCCGGCTTGTTGCATACCGTCACGAGGGAGATCACGGCTCAGGTTGAGGACTTTTCGCTGTATGGGATTTTGGTCGTGTTTTCGACTTTGATTTTGGTGATTGCGACTTTTATCAGTCACACGGTGGCGGCGTTGATTATTTTGCCGCTGGTGTACAATGTTGGcaaggggctggaggagccGCATCCGaacttgttggtgatgacgggGGTGCTGATGTGCAGTGCTGCGATGGGGTTGCCGACGAGTGGGTTTCCGAATATGA CTGCTATTATGAAGGAGGATCCGGCGGGGCAGAGGTATTTGCAGGTGAAGCATTTTATCAGCAGGGGGGTGCCGAGTAGTGTTTTGAcgttggtggttgtggtgacgGTTGGGTATGGTGCTATGAGGGTTTCGGGGATGTGa
- a CDS encoding hypothetical protein (EggNog:ENOG503NYK3; COG:S) codes for MQPSRSTGTPGSFSPLPGGSSPDLPRPRPPPPSRRQESATSTSTADDLNIPKARPAAAPSPTPIYTSFTNNSSTTSLQNFSRPTLSTAAAAAAAARSYSPATAETISRNGPSPLTLPPSSSATSPAASSTFSSRVVSHARKNSQNAGMFEPTLPSTSTSNLSQVVVGLHHQPSPKISPTPPHREMSASQIAAQAAVMSHQQNQQQQQQQQQQQQRNQSPHNNRQRSSTLPMPNSSETEPPPPPAKRVSGGPTTMNPPPPPPVLSLTEASGPRENAFGGQTYHNGLLGNHTLAATAAANLVFPRSAQTSPGLQQSSMPPPPPPASEKPPKPEKSKVPKLFSRPVKIGSSKSSSDVKEKPLPSPGKGGLPHPFAGLQRGNFSTTSLESMTTTTTTTTGGGQQQGGGGLYSLSNSSVATIRPAGEEGSKEKEKEKRHHFLSRQKNKLKDEYHLPLSSAMSNSRPTDPSAPSSLYNFNIPQSPMAGSVGGFKSGLDLRHGGRALREKKNKTAASEEKGDDASSSGVGSEWPGGGGSVISGGGGSGGGGGGSSSVTAPSLYLNEPFDSHKYGLNNMTHDDAWPFLKAKLLVVFEAEDLRLPVEDINRVVTMHIQWCLLRRSPNLIVDDLRELLTTGFSSLDQTLRKTPEDKLIPLLVELWIFTFTVILPYMQAVFLPLDLEFAGNGPLMTAEQARDFWGGVPTSSTTKSSPPGSEPAVSPASSVLEVRRLVLLAFRDIVILPRYDTLKSMFSRLSLEFLPQILASNALASPPLPIPSPGFHNQGIASQLSGSPGGGGGSDAYLVSSSSLPTALKGSAPLDPATASYNSTTTTLFGEGSIAGNRSRAISNVSYGSDGAVTNQFSRPFTPSSLNALGVVGGVGAGVGGASVLSSGLAAMTHAPPPPSGVHHSLRDQNVEDSKQVTELGGRMLQCMSVLASIGVGGGIGEGQQEEEEGNRKVEELGKLLKLNWLGRGRTGRNRRGLVGGRVKRGGMGLGLGIEGGIREEGVVGRG; via the exons ATGCAGCCATCCAGATCCACAGGGACCCCAGGGAGCTTCTCACCCCTTCCTGGGGGGTCCAGTCCCGACCTGCCACGaccgagaccaccaccaccatcacgacgGCAAGAGTCGGCGACGTCGACGTCCACAGCCGACGACCTGAACATACCCAAGGCCCGTCCCGCCGCCGCGCCGTCGCCCACGCCCATCTACACCAgcttcaccaacaacagcagcaccaccagcctaCAAAACTTCTCACGACCTACCCtatccaccgccgccgccgccgccgccgccgcccggtCCTACTCTCCCGCCACCGCAGAGACAATATCACGAAACGGGCCCTCACCCTTGACACTCccgccctcgtcgtcggcaacatccccagcagcatcatccacCTTCTCGTCAAGGGTCGTCTCCCACGCGCGCAAGAACTCGCAGAATGCGGGCATGTTTGAGCCTACTCTACCTTCAACCAGCACCTCGAACCTCTCCCAAGTCGTCGTCGGCTTGCATCACCAGCCCTCTCCCAAAATAAGCCCGACGCCTCCTCACAGGGAAATGTCAGCGAGCCAAATCGCCGCCCAAGCGGCAGTGATGAGCCACCAGCAaaaccagcaacaacaacaacaacaacaacaacaacaacaaagaaaCCAATCCCcccacaacaaccgccaacGATCATCCACCCTACCAATGCCAAACTCATCAGAAacagaaccaccaccccccccagccAAAAGAGTAAGCGGCGGACCGACAACAAtgaaccccccaccaccaccaccagtccTCAGCCTCACCGAAGCGAGCGGTCCGAGAGAAAACGCCTTTGGGGGGCAGACATATCACAACGGGCTACTAGGAAATCACACGCTcgccgcaacagcagcagccaaccTCGTCTTTCCCCGATCGGCGCAAACCTCCCCGGGTCTACAACAATCCAGcatgcctcctccccctcccccagcgaGCGAGAAACCCCCCAAGCCGGAAAAATCCAAAGTCCCCAAACTCTTCTCCCGCCCCGTCAAAatcggcagcagcaaaagcagCTCCGACGTGAAGGAGAAGCCGCTGCCCAGTCCAGGCAAGGGGGGTCTGCCCCATCCGTTTGCGGGGTTGCAGAGAGGAAACTTCAGCACCACGAGTCTGGAGtcaatgacgacgacgacgacgacaacgacggggggggggcagcagcaggggggtggggggttgtaCAGTCTGTCCAATTCGAGTGTGGCGACGATACGTCctgctggtgaggaggggagcaaggaaaaggaaaaggagaagaggcaCCATTTCTTGTCGAGGCAGAAAAACAAGCTGAAGGATGAGTACCATTTGCCGTTGAGCTCGGCGATGAGTAATTCGAGGCCTACGGATCCGAGCGCGCCGAGTAGTTTGTATAATTTCAACATACCGCAGAGTCCGATGGCGGGGTCGGTTGGGGGGTTTAAGAGTGGGTTGGATTTGAGGCATGGGGGACgggcgttgagggagaagaagaataaGACTGCTGCgagcgaggagaagggggatgaTGCTAGTAGttctggggttgggagtgAGTGgcctggaggaggcgggagtgTTATTTCGGGCGGGGGAGGatcagggggagggggaggagggtcgaGCAGTGTTACGGCGCCGAGTTTGTATTTGAACGAGCCGTTTGACAGTCACAAGTACGGGCTGAACAACATGACGCATGATGATGCGTGGCCGTTTCTAAAGGCAAagttgttggttgtgtttgAGGCGGAGGATTTGAGGTTGCCAGTGGAGGATATCAACCGGGTGGTGACGATGCATATACAGTGGTGCTTACTGAGGAGGAGTCCGAATTTGATCGTGGACGATTTGAGGGAGCTGTTGACAACGGGGTTTTCGAGTTTGGATCAGACGTTGAGGAAGACGCCGGAGGATAAGCTGATTCCGTTGCTGGTGGAGCTTTGGATCTTCACTTTTACTGTGATCCTGCCCTATATGCAGGCGGTTTTCTTGCCACTGGATCTGGAGTTTGCGGGGAATGGGCCGTTGATGACGGCGGAACAGGCGAGGgatttttgggggggtgtaCCGACCTCTTCCACTACCAAGTCATCACCTCCGGGGTCGGAACCGGCCGTCTCCCCGGCTTCGTCGGTGCttgaggtgaggaggttggtcCTCCTTGCTTTTAGGGACATTGTCATACTGCCTCGGTACGACACCCTCAAGTCAATGTTCTCTCGTCTGTCCCTCGAATTCCTCCCCCAGATTCTGGCGAGCAacgccctcgcctccccaCCGCTGCCGATTCCAAGCCCGGGATTTCACAACCAGGGGATTGCCTCCCAGCTGTCTGGCTCgccagggggtggtggtgggagtgatGCCTACTTGGTGTCGAGCAGTTCGTTACCGACAGCGCTGAAGGGGAGTGCCCCGCTTGATCCGGCGACTGCGTCTTAcaattccaccaccaccaccctgttTGGGGAGGGTTCCATCGCTGGTAACCGCTCCCGCGCCATATCCAACGTTTCGTACGGAAGCGACGGCGCGGTAACGAATCAGTTCTCGAGACCGTTCACACCCTCGAGCCTCAACGCGTTGGGTGTGGTGGGCGGGGTCGGGGCTGGGGTGGGCGGTGCGTCGGTTTTGTCTTCTGGTCTGGCGGCGATGACGCAtgcaccgccgccgccgtccgGGGTTCATCACAGTCTTAGGGATCAGAATGTGGAGGACAGTAAGCAGGTTACCgagttgggggggaggatgttgcAGTGTATGTCTGTGTTGGCGTCgattggggttgggggtgggattggggaggggcaacaagaagaggaagaagggaacaggaaggtggaggagttggggaagttgttgaagttgaattggttagggagggggaggacggggaggaataggagggggttggttgggggacgggtgaagaggg gggggatggggttggggttgggtatTGAGGGGGGGAttagggaggagggcgttgttgggcgaggttga